A single genomic interval of Streptomyces sp. NBC_00663 harbors:
- a CDS encoding MerR family transcriptional regulator yields the protein MSESSARRAPAEQPERTSRTVDAPLTTGAVARRLGVSPTTLRSWDRRYGIGPAVRDEGRHRRWSAQDVRLLETMCRLTSSGVPPAEAARAARSGTGTPRPAPQASTRESPRSRAAGTLPLGDVRQECRGLARAAVRLDAPAVDQLLGAAVEQYGVVAAWQEVMMPTLHAVGRKWASSGDRYVEVEHLLSWHVSTVLRRSTPAAPQRAEALTAGPVVLACVPGEQHTLPLEALNAALGELGLPTRMFGAAVPGEALTAAVRRLGPTAVFLWAQARSTANLPLARHVAATRWGVKGARRQPVVMLGGPGWSGSAAREMLRPTALKDAVELLAAAGSGS from the coding sequence ATGAGTGAGTCGTCCGCGCGCCGAGCTCCCGCGGAACAGCCCGAGCGGACCTCCCGGACCGTCGACGCACCGCTCACGACCGGCGCGGTCGCCCGGCGGCTGGGCGTGTCGCCCACCACGCTGCGTTCCTGGGACCGCCGCTACGGCATCGGACCCGCCGTGCGGGACGAGGGACGGCATCGGCGCTGGAGCGCTCAGGACGTCCGGCTCCTGGAGACGATGTGCCGGCTGACCTCGTCCGGTGTGCCGCCCGCCGAAGCCGCCCGCGCCGCCCGTTCCGGTACGGGCACACCGCGGCCGGCGCCTCAGGCGTCCACACGGGAGTCGCCGCGCTCACGGGCGGCCGGCACGCTGCCGCTCGGGGACGTGCGCCAGGAGTGCCGGGGTCTGGCGCGCGCCGCCGTCCGGCTCGACGCCCCCGCTGTCGACCAGCTTCTCGGCGCCGCCGTGGAACAGTACGGCGTCGTCGCCGCCTGGCAGGAGGTGATGATGCCCACCCTGCACGCGGTGGGGCGCAAGTGGGCGTCCTCCGGCGACCGTTACGTCGAGGTCGAACACCTGCTGTCCTGGCATGTCTCCACCGTGCTCCGCCGCAGCACCCCCGCCGCCCCGCAGCGAGCGGAGGCGCTCACGGCCGGGCCCGTCGTCCTGGCCTGTGTTCCCGGGGAACAGCACACCCTGCCGCTCGAAGCCCTCAATGCCGCGCTGGGTGAACTGGGGCTGCCCACGAGGATGTTCGGCGCGGCGGTGCCGGGGGAGGCGCTCACCGCCGCGGTGCGGCGCCTGGGTCCCACGGCCGTGTTCCTGTGGGCGCAGGCGCGTTCCACCGCGAACCTGCCGCTCGCCCGCCATGTCGCCGCCACCCGCTGGGGCGTGAAGGGCGCCCGCCGGCAGCCCGTGGTGATGCTCGGCGGACCCGGCTGGTCGGGCTCGGCGGCACGCGAGATGCTGCGGCCGACGGCCCTGAAGGACGCGGTCGAGCTGCTGGCCGCCGCCGGAAGCGGATCTTGA
- a CDS encoding sigma-70 family RNA polymerase sigma factor, translated as MNEQKITAPATTAPAAITRRWAPVEGALADEELARRLVAGDEACLTEAYRRWSALVHALARRSLGDAEEAADVTQQVFLGVWRGRRGFRPERGELGGWIVGITRRKIADALSARTRRTDLVTAVGSSSALAAPAAGRPEVVLDRVLVQHELVRLPAAQQQVLRLAFYADLTQTQIAEHTGWPLGTVKSHARRGLCRLRGRLEAEAFV; from the coding sequence ATGAACGAGCAGAAGATCACCGCGCCCGCGACCACCGCGCCCGCAGCCATCACGCGCCGGTGGGCACCTGTGGAAGGGGCCCTAGCCGACGAGGAACTCGCCCGCCGGCTCGTGGCGGGCGACGAGGCGTGCCTGACGGAGGCGTACCGACGGTGGTCGGCCCTGGTGCACGCCCTGGCCCGGCGGTCCCTGGGCGATGCGGAGGAGGCCGCCGACGTGACCCAGCAGGTGTTCCTCGGGGTGTGGCGCGGACGCCGGGGCTTTCGCCCGGAGCGCGGGGAACTCGGCGGCTGGATCGTCGGCATCACCAGACGCAAGATCGCCGACGCGCTGTCCGCCCGGACCCGACGCACGGACCTGGTGACGGCCGTCGGCTCGTCGTCCGCGCTCGCCGCCCCCGCCGCCGGGCGCCCCGAGGTGGTCCTGGACCGGGTCCTCGTCCAGCACGAGCTGGTGCGGCTGCCCGCCGCCCAGCAGCAGGTGCTGCGGCTGGCCTTCTACGCGGATCTGACGCAGACCCAGATCGCCGAGCACACGGGCTGGCCGCTGGGCACCGTGAAGAGCCATGCCCGGCGCGGACTGTGTCGGCTGCGGGGGCGCCTGGAGGCGGAAGCCTTCGTCTGA
- a CDS encoding SPW repeat protein, producing MANVSPTRGDMTSHPDVPEMRARYARMLGGRDVALVDGPVFLLGLYCAVSPWILHYTTSQPALVTHNLIVGIAIGLLALGFTQTPERMYGLSWAFCAVGIWMIIAPWVVGDSPDTGVALNNIIIGGLAVILGLLCTSAAAKSTPRT from the coding sequence ATGGCCAACGTCTCGCCCACCAGAGGTGACATGACCAGCCACCCCGATGTTCCCGAAATGCGGGCCCGGTACGCCCGTATGCTCGGCGGTCGCGATGTGGCGCTCGTGGACGGACCGGTGTTCCTGCTCGGTCTGTACTGCGCCGTGTCCCCCTGGATCCTCCACTACACGACGAGCCAGCCCGCCCTCGTGACGCACAACCTCATCGTCGGCATCGCGATCGGCCTGCTCGCCCTGGGCTTCACCCAGACCCCCGAGCGCATGTACGGCCTGAGCTGGGCGTTCTGCGCGGTCGGTATCTGGATGATCATCGCCCCATGGGTGGTCGGCGACAGCCCGGACACCGGTGTCGCACTCAACAACATCATCATCGGCGGCCTCGCCGTGATCCTGGGGCTGTTGTGCACCAGCGCGGCGGCGAAGAGCACCCCGAGGACGTGA
- a CDS encoding ArsR/SmtB family transcription factor — MDQVFKALADDTRRRLLDRLHEQNGQTLGELCERIAMTRQSVTQHLSVLEAANLVSTVRRGREKLHYLNPVPLHEIQERWIDKFERPRLSALGAVKRRAEEAMTDKPTYVYVTYIRSTPEKVWDALTDADLTAAYWGHRNVSDWKRGSRWEHVRTDGSGVADVIGTVVESDRPHRLVTSWAAPEDEGRDDRYSRVTFDIRPHGDIVRLTVTHEDLPDEGALSDVSQGWPAVLSNLKSLLETGSPLPQEPWLVPGD; from the coding sequence ATGGACCAGGTCTTCAAGGCGCTGGCCGACGACACGCGCAGACGGCTTCTCGACCGGCTGCACGAGCAGAACGGCCAGACGCTCGGGGAGCTGTGCGAGCGCATCGCCATGACGCGCCAGTCGGTGACCCAGCATCTGTCCGTCCTGGAGGCCGCCAACCTGGTCAGCACGGTGCGGCGGGGTCGGGAGAAGCTGCACTACCTCAACCCGGTCCCGCTCCATGAGATCCAGGAGCGGTGGATCGACAAGTTCGAGCGCCCGCGCCTGAGCGCGCTCGGCGCCGTGAAACGACGAGCCGAGGAAGCCATGACCGACAAGCCCACGTATGTGTACGTCACCTACATCCGGAGCACCCCGGAGAAGGTCTGGGACGCGCTCACCGACGCGGACCTCACCGCGGCCTACTGGGGCCACCGCAATGTCTCCGACTGGAAGCGGGGCTCCCGCTGGGAACACGTCCGCACGGACGGCTCCGGCGTCGCCGACGTCATCGGCACCGTGGTGGAGAGCGACCGCCCCCACCGCCTCGTCACCAGCTGGGCCGCGCCCGAGGACGAGGGGCGGGACGACCGGTACTCCCGGGTCACCTTCGATATCCGGCCGCACGGCGACATCGTCCGCCTCACCGTGACCCATGAGGACCTGCCCGACGAGGGCGCGCTCAGCGATGTGTCCCAGGGCTGGCCGGCGGTGCTGTCCAACCTCAAGTCGCTGCTGGAGACCGGCAGTCCGCTGCCTCAGGAGCCGTGGCTGGTGCCGGGCGACTGA
- a CDS encoding phosphotransferase family protein has protein sequence MPGGTEGRILHFVEETYLGGGAVSGAVRIGSTVRRTPSAGSAYTRELLTFFEERGWRGAPRFLGMDEQGRETLGFLAGRAAVTSEQRAAARDDAALVRVARLVREFHDLTHGTPLAGDQDVVCHHDLAPKNTVYAVEGARWRPLAFIDWDLAAPGERVQDVAHVCWQYLDLGPGVTDVAETARRMRLVRDAYGLTDGGGLVEAVLWWQDRCWKGIEAGAERGEPAMVGLREGGAVEEVRAAYEWVDRHRRELGARLS, from the coding sequence GTGCCAGGCGGCACCGAGGGCCGGATACTGCATTTCGTGGAGGAGACGTACCTGGGAGGCGGAGCCGTCAGCGGCGCGGTGCGGATCGGGTCGACCGTGCGCCGCACCCCGTCGGCCGGATCGGCCTACACGCGCGAGCTGCTGACGTTCTTCGAGGAGCGGGGCTGGCGGGGTGCGCCGCGGTTCCTCGGTATGGACGAGCAGGGCCGGGAGACGCTCGGTTTTCTGGCGGGGCGGGCGGCCGTCACCTCGGAACAGCGCGCCGCCGCGCGTGATGACGCGGCGCTCGTCCGGGTCGCCCGGCTGGTCCGGGAGTTCCACGACCTCACCCATGGCACGCCGTTGGCCGGCGACCAGGACGTCGTCTGTCACCACGACCTCGCGCCCAAGAACACCGTCTACGCCGTCGAGGGCGCCCGATGGCGACCGCTGGCCTTCATCGACTGGGACCTCGCGGCGCCCGGCGAACGGGTGCAGGACGTGGCGCATGTCTGCTGGCAGTACCTGGATCTAGGGCCCGGGGTGACGGACGTGGCCGAGACCGCGCGTCGGATGCGGCTCGTCCGGGACGCCTACGGGCTGACCGACGGCGGCGGGCTGGTGGAGGCGGTCCTGTGGTGGCAGGACCGGTGCTGGAAGGGCATCGAGGCCGGGGCGGAGCGCGGCGAACCCGCCATGGTCGGGCTGCGGGAGGGCGGAGCCGTGGAAGAGGTGCGGGCCGCGTACGAGTGGGTCGACCGGCATCGCCGGGAACTGGGCGCGCGGCTGAGCTGA
- a CDS encoding hydrolase translates to MPQLPRSRHRLTTAVTVFGLLATGAAVQAATVTPAAAATPHRVLFDNAHAETAGNADWIVSTSQPDPLGQDSSPSSETDWTGALSSWGVALQKSGDYSLKTLPSGSSLTYGGSGAQDLANFDTLVLPEPNTLFTTAEKTAIMNFVKNGGGLFMISDHTGADRNNDGEDAVEILNDLMTNNSVDSTDPFGFSIDSLSISSDYPSAISDSSSAVLHGSFGTVTKSLIASGTTATLKPADNASVKGLLYRTGYSGNTGAFFATSTFGSGRVAFWGDSSPIDDGTGQSGNTLYDGWNDSGATNAALALNATEWLTGGSSGGGGGSTCTAAQLLGNNGFESGNTTWSASSGVITNSSSQSARSGAYYAWLDGYGSAHTDTLAQSVTIPSACTTATLSFALHVDTAETTTSTAYDTLKVQVLNSSGTVLGTLATYSNLNAASGYTQRSLSLASYAGQTVTLKFTGTEGSTLQTSFVIDDTALNVS, encoded by the coding sequence ATGCCCCAGCTGCCCAGATCACGCCACAGACTCACCACCGCTGTCACCGTGTTCGGCCTGCTGGCCACGGGCGCCGCCGTCCAGGCGGCCACCGTGACCCCGGCCGCCGCGGCCACCCCCCACCGGGTCCTGTTCGACAACGCCCACGCCGAGACGGCCGGCAACGCCGACTGGATCGTCTCCACCAGCCAGCCCGACCCGCTGGGCCAGGACTCCTCACCGTCCTCCGAGACCGACTGGACCGGCGCCCTGTCGTCCTGGGGTGTCGCCCTTCAGAAGAGCGGCGACTACAGCCTGAAGACACTGCCGTCCGGCTCCAGCCTCACCTACGGCGGTTCCGGCGCCCAGGATCTGGCGAACTTCGACACGCTCGTCCTGCCGGAGCCCAACACGCTGTTCACGACTGCCGAGAAGACGGCGATCATGAACTTCGTGAAGAACGGCGGCGGGCTGTTCATGATCTCCGACCACACCGGTGCCGACCGCAACAACGACGGTGAGGACGCGGTCGAGATCCTCAACGACCTGATGACGAACAACAGCGTCGACTCCACCGACCCGTTCGGTTTCTCCATCGACTCGCTGAGCATCAGCTCCGACTACCCGAGTGCGATCAGCGACAGCAGCAGCGCGGTGCTGCACGGCTCCTTCGGCACGGTCACCAAGAGCCTGATCGCGAGCGGTACGACGGCCACGCTCAAGCCCGCGGACAACGCGTCGGTCAAGGGCCTGCTCTACCGCACCGGTTACTCCGGCAACACCGGCGCGTTCTTCGCCACCAGCACCTTCGGCAGCGGCCGGGTCGCGTTCTGGGGAGACAGTTCACCCATTGACGACGGCACGGGCCAGTCGGGCAACACGCTCTACGACGGCTGGAACGACTCCGGCGCCACCAACGCCGCCCTCGCCCTCAACGCCACCGAATGGCTCACCGGCGGAAGCAGCGGCGGTGGCGGCGGCTCCACCTGCACCGCGGCCCAACTCCTGGGCAACAACGGCTTCGAGTCGGGCAACACCACCTGGAGCGCCAGCAGCGGCGTGATCACCAACTCCAGCAGTCAGTCCGCCCGTTCGGGTGCGTACTACGCCTGGCTGGACGGCTACGGCTCCGCGCACACCGACACGCTCGCGCAGTCGGTGACCATCCCCTCGGCCTGCACCACCGCCACGCTCAGCTTCGCTCTGCACGTCGACACCGCCGAGACCACCACCAGCACCGCCTACGACACCCTCAAGGTGCAGGTCCTCAACAGCTCGGGCACGGTCCTCGGCACCCTGGCCACCTACTCCAACCTCAACGCCGCGAGCGGCTACACCCAGCGCAGCCTCAGCCTGGCGAGCTACGCGGGCCAGACCGTGACCCTCAAGTTCACCGGCACGGAGGGCTCCACGCTCCAGACGTCGTTCGTCATCGACGACACGGCGCTCAACGTCAGCTGA
- a CDS encoding GlsB/YeaQ/YmgE family stress response membrane protein: MEISGIISAIVIGIVIGILGRLVIPGRQRIGILLTILVGIVAALLGSAIAAGLDVADTNGVDWIEWLIQIGLAAVGVAALDRTRARH; this comes from the coding sequence ATGGAGATCTCAGGAATCATCAGCGCCATAGTGATCGGCATCGTCATCGGCATATTGGGCCGGCTCGTGATCCCGGGCCGGCAGCGCATCGGCATCCTGCTGACCATCCTCGTCGGCATCGTGGCCGCACTGCTCGGCTCGGCGATCGCGGCGGGGCTGGACGTGGCCGACACCAACGGCGTGGACTGGATCGAGTGGCTCATCCAGATCGGCCTCGCCGCGGTCGGCGTCGCCGCCCTGGACCGGACGAGGGCCCGCCACTGA
- a CDS encoding GNAT family N-acetyltransferase, translating into MTLRIVPLTDPASGPSSRRLAWLASAADGAPVGSAFLRLFTKEGQEHLAELEIAVHPTERRQGVGTRLLDAAVAAARDEGRRSVIAQAEQGSAADEFLAARDFRRVLALTYARLTLKDVDPAAIAEPPRPGYELTEWDGTVPAELAQSYADSRRAMDDMPMEGTDYGTVVWDVERVVAAAEAVARRGDLLHTVAAVDTTDGTIVGFSELVVPGDGLGDGQHYGTAVLPEHRGRGLARWMKSASVRRARERHPDLAGLLTDTADSNAPMLAVNAALGYVPTHQAVEYQLDL; encoded by the coding sequence TTGACCCTGCGTATCGTCCCGCTGACCGACCCCGCCTCCGGTCCGTCGAGCCGCCGTCTGGCCTGGCTCGCCTCCGCCGCAGACGGGGCACCGGTCGGATCCGCCTTCCTGCGGCTGTTCACCAAGGAGGGCCAGGAGCACCTCGCGGAGCTGGAGATCGCCGTGCACCCCACCGAGCGACGACAGGGTGTCGGCACCCGGCTGCTGGACGCCGCGGTCGCCGCAGCCCGGGACGAGGGGCGACGATCAGTGATCGCCCAGGCCGAACAGGGCTCCGCCGCCGACGAGTTCCTCGCCGCGCGGGACTTTCGCCGGGTGCTGGCTCTCACGTACGCCAGGCTCACGCTCAAGGACGTCGACCCCGCCGCCATCGCCGAACCGCCGCGTCCCGGCTATGAGCTGACCGAGTGGGACGGCACCGTCCCCGCCGAACTGGCCCAGTCCTACGCCGACTCACGCCGGGCCATGGACGACATGCCCATGGAGGGCACCGACTACGGCACGGTCGTCTGGGACGTGGAGCGCGTGGTCGCCGCCGCCGAGGCCGTCGCGCGGCGCGGGGATCTGCTGCACACCGTCGCCGCGGTGGACACCACGGACGGAACGATCGTCGGCTTCTCCGAGCTGGTCGTGCCGGGCGACGGGCTCGGGGACGGCCAGCACTACGGGACGGCCGTCCTGCCGGAGCACCGGGGCCGCGGACTGGCCCGCTGGATGAAGTCGGCGTCCGTCCGCCGGGCCCGGGAGCGGCACCCGGATCTCGCCGGGCTGCTCACGGACACCGCGGACAGCAACGCACCCATGCTCGCCGTCAACGCGGCCCTCGGGTACGTGCCCACGCACCAGGCGGTGGAGTACCAGCTGGACCTCTGA
- a CDS encoding NAD-dependent epimerase/dehydratase family protein, giving the protein MTTNQSNDRGRSQSILLAGASGVLGRHITHALTEAGHKVTGLGRGRDNGVRADLMDRDAVLRAVDGQHFDTVIHAVTALSKAPLRHRDMYATNALRIEGTAHLIEAAQATGARRFVAESMVFGYGYGDHGDRELTEDDTFGPRGANAEFERHLAGMRTKEQLTFEAPGLEGVALRYGAFYGPGGTENLLPMLRKRQLPAPADHGHVVPWIELGDAGRAMVAAVEHGRPGQAYNVADRTPLGFRAHLLAVAEEFGVPKPMNVPLWMMRPMSYAHAIMASTLRVSIAKAERELGWTPVYPSAREGLAALRAGRR; this is encoded by the coding sequence ATGACGACGAACCAGAGCAACGACAGAGGCCGGAGCCAGAGCATCCTCCTCGCGGGCGCGAGCGGCGTCCTCGGCCGGCACATCACCCACGCGCTCACCGAGGCGGGCCACAAGGTCACCGGGCTCGGCCGCGGCCGGGACAACGGGGTGCGGGCCGACCTCATGGACCGCGACGCCGTGCTCCGCGCCGTCGACGGCCAGCACTTCGACACGGTGATCCACGCGGTGACGGCCCTGAGCAAGGCGCCCCTGCGGCACCGCGACATGTACGCCACCAACGCCCTGCGCATCGAGGGCACCGCCCATCTGATCGAGGCCGCACAGGCGACCGGCGCCCGCCGCTTCGTCGCGGAGTCGATGGTCTTCGGCTACGGCTACGGCGACCACGGCGACCGGGAGCTCACCGAGGACGACACCTTCGGACCGCGCGGCGCGAACGCGGAGTTCGAGCGGCACCTCGCCGGCATGCGCACCAAGGAGCAACTGACCTTCGAGGCCCCCGGTCTCGAGGGCGTGGCTCTGCGCTACGGCGCGTTCTACGGCCCCGGCGGCACCGAGAACCTGCTGCCCATGCTGCGCAAGCGGCAACTGCCCGCCCCCGCGGACCACGGTCACGTCGTGCCCTGGATCGAGCTGGGCGACGCGGGCCGTGCGATGGTCGCCGCCGTCGAGCACGGCCGGCCCGGCCAGGCGTACAACGTCGCCGACCGCACGCCTCTCGGGTTCCGGGCCCATCTCCTCGCCGTGGCCGAGGAGTTCGGGGTGCCGAAGCCGATGAACGTACCGCTGTGGATGATGCGGCCGATGTCGTACGCGCACGCCATCATGGCGTCGACGCTGCGGGTGTCCATCGCGAAGGCTGAGCGGGAGCTGGGCTGGACGCCGGTGTACCCGTCGGCCCGTGAGGGTCTCGCCGCGCTGCGGGCGGGCCGGCGCTGA
- a CDS encoding GNAT family N-acetyltransferase, with protein MDHAAVLALYDRDMREGAQPDSPESRIERTGKVVRQVSTAQGWNGVVWSDLDDSGADAAIAEQIAYFSGLGHEFEWKLYGHDLPVDLGQRLRTAGFTAQPEETLMIGEVNDLTLDAEPPEGIRILPVTDRPGVDLVADVHEAAFGTDSTRLRHQLLAQLTADPETVVAVVALAGDTPVSAARMELVPGTRFAGLWGGGTVEAWRGRGIYRALVAVRAREAAERGYRYLQVDAMSTSRPILERLGFEPLTTTTPYLYTP; from the coding sequence ATGGATCATGCCGCGGTGCTCGCCCTGTACGACCGGGACATGCGCGAGGGCGCACAGCCGGACAGCCCGGAGTCCCGGATCGAGCGGACCGGCAAGGTGGTCCGGCAGGTCTCCACCGCGCAGGGCTGGAACGGCGTGGTCTGGTCCGATCTCGACGACAGCGGCGCCGACGCGGCCATCGCCGAGCAGATCGCCTACTTCTCCGGACTCGGGCACGAGTTCGAGTGGAAGCTCTACGGACACGACCTGCCCGTGGACCTCGGACAGCGGCTCCGCACGGCCGGGTTCACCGCGCAGCCCGAGGAGACCCTGATGATCGGCGAGGTCAACGACCTCACCCTGGACGCCGAGCCGCCCGAGGGCATCCGGATCCTGCCGGTCACCGACCGGCCCGGCGTCGACCTCGTGGCCGATGTGCACGAGGCCGCCTTCGGCACCGACAGCACCCGGCTGCGCCACCAGCTGCTCGCCCAGCTCACCGCCGACCCCGAGACCGTGGTCGCCGTCGTCGCCCTGGCCGGGGACACGCCCGTCAGCGCCGCCCGGATGGAGCTGGTGCCCGGCACCCGGTTCGCCGGGCTGTGGGGCGGCGGCACCGTCGAGGCCTGGCGCGGGCGCGGCATCTACCGTGCCCTGGTCGCCGTACGGGCCCGCGAGGCCGCGGAGCGCGGCTACCGCTACCTCCAGGTCGACGCCATGAGCACCAGCCGCCCCATCCTGGAGCGCCTCGGCTTCGAGCCCCTGACGACCACCACGCCGTACCTCTACACGCCGTGA
- a CDS encoding nucleoside deaminase, whose translation MVVKDGELSYLRRCVELAAQALEAGDEPFGSVLVGGDGTVLAEDHNRVASGDRTRHPEFELARWSAARMTPEERAAATVYTSGEHCPMCAAAHAWVGLGRIVYVVSSEQLVGWLTELGVPSAPVRALPVREVAPDVVVDGPVPELAEEVHALHRRFHRR comes from the coding sequence ATGGTCGTGAAGGACGGGGAGCTGTCGTATCTGCGCCGCTGCGTGGAGCTGGCCGCACAGGCACTGGAGGCCGGGGACGAGCCGTTCGGTTCGGTCCTGGTGGGCGGGGACGGCACAGTGCTCGCCGAGGACCACAACCGGGTGGCCTCCGGGGACCGCACCCGGCATCCCGAGTTCGAGCTGGCGCGCTGGTCCGCGGCCCGTATGACGCCCGAGGAGCGGGCGGCGGCGACCGTGTACACCTCCGGCGAGCACTGTCCGATGTGCGCGGCAGCGCACGCCTGGGTGGGCCTCGGCCGCATCGTGTACGTGGTCTCGTCCGAGCAACTGGTGGGCTGGCTGACGGAGTTGGGCGTGCCCTCGGCACCGGTGCGGGCCCTGCCGGTGCGGGAGGTGGCGCCGGACGTCGTCGTGGACGGGCCGGTGCCGGAGCTCGCGGAGGAGGTGCACGCGCTGCACCGCCGCTTCCACCGGCGGTGA